From one Brevundimonas sp. PAMC22021 genomic stretch:
- a CDS encoding polysaccharide biosynthesis/export family protein — protein sequence MTLDRRLLLLSLGAVGLSGCGATAGAYGGAQRQPASSSIPGDIPFATWTDDEPEYLLYPSDEIEVAMPTASELTRTLRVGPDGRIALPLIGQVMAADRTLPELEASVSEAYASQLVRPVVEVSLRQAGPIRVWVDGEVRTPGVYEVNGDIDAYQAVIQAGGFQPTARMHEVALIRRGPGGRRMLRVVDLRPRRDQAIAIRRGDIVFVPRSTLGELAAFFTQVRAALPIGFSYSINGSNGSGFAQF from the coding sequence ATGACACTCGATCGCCGCCTGCTCCTGCTGTCCCTCGGCGCGGTCGGACTTTCAGGCTGCGGCGCAACCGCTGGGGCCTATGGCGGGGCTCAGCGACAACCGGCGTCCTCAAGCATCCCGGGCGACATTCCGTTCGCCACCTGGACGGACGACGAGCCGGAATATCTGCTTTACCCGTCCGACGAAATCGAGGTCGCCATGCCGACGGCGAGCGAGCTGACCCGCACGTTGCGTGTCGGCCCCGACGGGCGGATCGCCTTGCCCCTGATCGGTCAGGTCATGGCCGCGGACCGCACCTTGCCGGAACTCGAAGCGTCGGTCTCCGAGGCCTACGCCTCGCAACTCGTGCGCCCGGTGGTCGAGGTCTCGCTGCGCCAGGCGGGCCCGATCCGCGTCTGGGTCGACGGCGAGGTGCGCACGCCCGGCGTCTATGAGGTCAATGGCGACATCGACGCCTATCAGGCGGTGATCCAGGCCGGCGGATTCCAGCCCACGGCGCGCATGCACGAGGTCGCGCTGATCCGGCGCGGCCCGGGCGGACGGCGGATGCTGCGCGTTGTCGATCTTCGCCCGCGCCGCGATCAGGCCATCGCAATCCGGCGCGGCGACATCGTCTTTGTGCCGCGCTCGACCTTGGGCGAGCTTGCGGCCTTCTTCACCCAGGTGCGTGCGGCCCTGCCGATCGGCTTCAGCTATTCGATCAACGGATCGAACGGCAGCGGCTTTGCACAGTTCTAG
- a CDS encoding sel1 repeat family protein, which translates to MIAQELAHEDLVAEGGLPLPTPDMSGDDLFKLGMMYSAGAGGAPMDRVSAHMIFNLAAMKGSIEARVYRREMSLEMEREEIAEAQKAARRYIDQGVVTLVA; encoded by the coding sequence ATGATCGCGCAAGAACTCGCGCACGAAGACCTGGTCGCCGAAGGCGGCCTGCCGCTGCCGACGCCGGATATGAGCGGCGACGACCTGTTCAAGCTGGGCATGATGTATTCGGCCGGCGCCGGCGGGGCGCCGATGGACCGGGTGTCGGCCCACATGATCTTCAACCTGGCGGCCATGAAGGGCTCGATCGAGGCGCGCGTCTATCGCCGCGAGATGAGCCTGGAGATGGAGCGCGAGGAGATCGCCGAGGCTCAGAAGGCCGCGCGCCGCTACATCGACCAAGGCGTGGTGACGCTGGTCGCCTGA
- a CDS encoding glutathione S-transferase N-terminal domain-containing protein: MSRPIELWYWPTPNGWKVSIALEEMGLPYTLKPVNIGAGEQFRPEFQAISPNGRMPAIIDPDGPGGEPLSIFESGAILQYLGARSGRFYPSDARGKAEVDQWLFWQVGGLGPMAGQTHHFRQYAPAMIRDQRQIAYGVRRYTDETHRLYGVLDRQLADREFIAGDYSIADMAAWPWILPEAQGQDLADFPNLKRWVEAVGARPAVQKGRALGAELRADLAASGKDAEAARRMLFGQRGR, from the coding sequence ATGAGCCGCCCCATCGAACTCTGGTACTGGCCGACGCCGAATGGCTGGAAGGTGTCCATCGCGCTGGAGGAGATGGGACTGCCGTACACGCTGAAGCCGGTGAACATCGGCGCGGGCGAGCAGTTCCGGCCGGAGTTCCAGGCGATCAGCCCCAACGGCCGCATGCCCGCCATCATCGACCCGGACGGGCCCGGCGGCGAGCCGCTGTCGATCTTCGAATCGGGCGCCATCCTGCAGTACCTGGGCGCCAGGTCCGGTCGGTTCTATCCGTCCGACGCGCGTGGCAAGGCCGAGGTGGACCAGTGGCTGTTCTGGCAGGTCGGCGGCCTGGGGCCGATGGCGGGGCAGACGCACCATTTCCGCCAGTACGCGCCGGCCATGATCCGCGACCAGCGCCAGATCGCGTATGGCGTGCGGCGCTACACCGACGAGACGCACCGGCTATACGGCGTGCTTGATCGACAGTTGGCCGATCGCGAGTTCATCGCCGGCGACTATTCGATCGCCGACATGGCGGCCTGGCCCTGGATCCTGCCGGAGGCGCAAGGGCAGGACCTGGCTGACTTCCCGAACCTGAAGCGGTGGGTGGAAGCCGTCGGCGCACGACCCGCCGTGCAGAAGGGGCGGGCGCTGGGCGCTGAGCTGCGCGCCGACCTGGCGGCTTCGGGCAAGGACGCAGAGGCGGCGCGCAGGATGCTGTTCGGCCAGCGGGGCCGGTGA
- a CDS encoding RcnB family protein translates to MNRLAKAAVVALALTTTAAPLVAQAQDRGDRREWRQERREDRRDDRRDNRQDRREWRQDNRNDRREWRQDRRDDRRDWRQDNRWDRNNRDWWRGRSDFRGYNGPRSGYWYAPSYGYYRVDPRYSGYRWRTGGYLPAQYRSYYVRDPYFYGLREAPRGYRYVHAGSDILLIAVASGLIASVLSNVY, encoded by the coding sequence ATGAATCGCCTTGCCAAGGCCGCCGTGGTGGCGCTGGCCCTGACCACCACCGCCGCGCCGCTGGTCGCGCAGGCTCAGGATCGCGGCGACCGTCGCGAGTGGCGCCAGGAACGGCGTGAAGATCGTCGCGACGACCGCCGTGACAATCGTCAGGACCGCCGCGAATGGCGCCAGGACAACCGGAATGATCGTCGCGAGTGGCGTCAGGACCGTCGCGACGACCGTCGCGACTGGCGTCAGGACAACCGCTGGGATCGCAACAACCGCGACTGGTGGCGCGGCCGCTCGGACTTCCGCGGCTACAATGGCCCGCGCTCGGGCTACTGGTATGCGCCGTCCTACGGCTACTACCGGGTCGATCCGCGCTATTCCGGCTATCGCTGGAGAACCGGCGGCTACCTGCCGGCGCAGTATCGCAGCTACTATGTGCGCGATCCCTACTTCTATGGTTTGCGCGAGGCCCCGCGCGGCTATCGCTACGTTCACGCTGGCAGCGACATCCTGCTGATCGCCGTGGCCTCTGGCCTGATCGCCAGCGTCCTGTCGAACGTCTATTGA
- the gatB gene encoding Asp-tRNA(Asn)/Glu-tRNA(Gln) amidotransferase subunit GatB, with translation MSETSKLIQGRTGPWEIVMGLEIHAQVASKAKLFSGAAVGFGAGPNEQVSLVDAGFPGMLPTLNRWCVEQAVRTGLGLKAQINLKSQFDRKNYFYPDLPTGYQISQLYHPIVGEGVVEVEAEDGSFFNVGIERLHLEQDAGKLIHDLSPSESYVDLNRAGTALMEIVSKPDLRSPEEAVAYVKKIRTILIYLGACDGDMEKGNLRADVNVSVCRAGQYEKFKATGDFSHLGTRCEIKNVNSFRFISQAIQYEARRQIEILEDGGAIIQETRLFDPTKGETRSMRSKEEAHDYRYFPDPDLLPLELEQAWIEEIKASLPELPDEKRNRLMSDYGLSQYDAVVLISDQAKADYFEAAAKGRDAKLVANWVTNEVSARLAASGQEFSANPLPAAQVAELVQLIEEGVISSKIAKEVFDYVWNGEGSPSEVVEKHGLKQVTDTGAIEKAVDDIIAANPDKAAAVAEKPQAIGWFVGQVMKATGGKANPAAVNDILKAKLGIS, from the coding sequence ATGAGCGAGACCTCGAAGCTGATCCAGGGCCGCACCGGTCCCTGGGAAATCGTCATGGGGCTGGAAATCCACGCCCAGGTGGCGTCGAAGGCCAAGCTGTTCTCGGGCGCGGCCGTGGGCTTTGGCGCGGGGCCGAACGAGCAGGTGTCGCTGGTTGACGCCGGCTTTCCCGGCATGCTGCCGACGCTGAACCGCTGGTGCGTCGAGCAGGCGGTGCGAACAGGCCTGGGCCTGAAGGCGCAGATCAATCTGAAGAGCCAGTTCGACCGCAAGAACTACTTCTATCCGGATCTGCCGACCGGCTATCAGATCAGCCAGCTGTATCATCCGATCGTCGGTGAAGGCGTGGTCGAGGTGGAGGCGGAGGACGGCAGCTTCTTCAACGTCGGCATCGAGCGGCTTCACCTGGAGCAGGACGCCGGCAAGCTGATCCACGATCTGTCGCCCAGCGAAAGCTACGTCGATCTGAACCGCGCCGGCACGGCGCTGATGGAGATCGTTTCCAAGCCGGACCTGCGCAGCCCGGAAGAGGCGGTCGCCTATGTGAAGAAGATCAGGACCATCCTGATCTATCTCGGCGCCTGCGACGGCGACATGGAGAAGGGCAATCTGCGGGCCGACGTGAACGTCTCGGTCTGCCGCGCGGGCCAGTACGAGAAGTTCAAGGCGACCGGCGACTTCAGCCATCTCGGCACGCGCTGCGAGATCAAGAACGTCAACAGCTTCCGCTTCATCTCTCAGGCCATCCAGTACGAGGCCCGTCGCCAGATCGAGATCCTGGAGGACGGCGGCGCGATCATTCAGGAGACGCGGCTGTTCGATCCGACCAAGGGCGAGACCCGCTCGATGCGCTCCAAGGAAGAGGCGCACGACTATCGCTACTTCCCCGATCCGGACCTCCTGCCGCTGGAGCTGGAGCAGGCGTGGATCGAAGAGATCAAGGCGTCGTTGCCCGAGCTGCCGGACGAGAAGCGCAACCGTCTGATGAGCGACTATGGCCTGTCGCAGTATGATGCGGTGGTGCTGATCTCGGATCAGGCCAAGGCCGACTATTTCGAGGCGGCGGCAAAGGGGCGCGACGCCAAGCTGGTGGCCAACTGGGTGACCAACGAAGTCTCGGCGAGACTGGCGGCGAGCGGGCAGGAGTTCTCAGCCAATCCGCTGCCCGCGGCGCAGGTGGCCGAACTTGTGCAACTGATCGAGGAGGGCGTGATCTCCTCAAAGATCGCCAAGGAGGTGTTCGACTACGTCTGGAACGGCGAGGGCTCGCCGTCCGAAGTGGTCGAGAAGCACGGCCTGAAGCAGGTCACCGACACCGGAGCCATAGAGAAGGCCGTCGATGACATCATCGCCGCCAATCCCGACAAGGCGGCGGCGGTGGCCGAGAAGCCCCAGGCGATCGGCTGGTTCGTCGGCCAGGTGATGAAGGCCACCGGCGGCAAGGCCAATCCGGCCGCGGTCAACGACATCCTGAAAGCCAAGCTCGGCATCAGCTGA
- the gatA gene encoding Asp-tRNA(Asn)/Glu-tRNA(Gln) amidotransferase subunit GatA, translating into MSDLTQLTLKAAVDGLKAKKFSSAEITQAFLSNIEASNGTLNAYTEVTADKALKMARASDARLAAGEGGALEGAPLGIKDLFCTDGVRTTAGSNMLRDFTPPYESTVTANLWRDGAVMLGKLNMDEFAMGSSNETSAFGPVKNPWKSKASNAELTPGGSSGGSASAVAADLCLAATASDTGGSIRQPAAFTGTVGIKPTYGRASRYGMVAFASSLDQAGPITKTVEDAALLLRSMCSFDMKDSTSLDVETPDWTASVGESVKGLRIGVPREYVVDGMPAEIQALWDQGVEWLKAAGCEIVDISLPHTKYALPTYYIVAPAEASSNLARYDGMRFGHRATEARSLTDLYETSRAEGFGKEVQRRLTIGAYVLSAGFYDAYYVKALKVRRRIAQDFDNVWGQVDAILTPSTPSAAFALGDKQIDPVQMYLNDVFTVTTNLAGLPGISVPAGMDANGLPLGLQVIGKALDEATVFQVAAALEDAAGFAAKPDKWW; encoded by the coding sequence ATGTCGGACCTTACGCAACTTACCTTGAAGGCCGCCGTGGACGGGCTGAAGGCCAAGAAATTCTCCTCGGCCGAGATCACCCAGGCCTTCCTGTCGAACATCGAGGCGTCGAATGGGACGCTGAACGCCTATACCGAGGTCACGGCGGACAAGGCGCTGAAGATGGCGAGGGCGTCCGATGCGCGACTGGCGGCGGGCGAGGGCGGGGCCCTGGAAGGCGCGCCGCTGGGGATCAAGGACCTGTTCTGCACTGACGGGGTGCGCACGACCGCCGGCTCCAACATGCTGCGCGACTTCACGCCACCCTACGAGTCCACCGTCACCGCCAATCTGTGGCGCGACGGGGCAGTGATGCTGGGCAAGCTGAACATGGACGAGTTCGCCATGGGCTCGTCCAACGAGACCTCGGCCTTTGGGCCGGTGAAGAACCCGTGGAAGTCCAAGGCGTCGAACGCCGAACTGACGCCGGGCGGATCGTCGGGCGGATCGGCGTCGGCGGTGGCGGCGGACCTGTGCCTGGCCGCGACGGCTTCGGACACCGGCGGTTCGATTCGCCAGCCGGCGGCCTTCACCGGCACGGTGGGGATCAAGCCGACCTATGGCCGGGCCAGCCGTTACGGCATGGTGGCCTTTGCCTCGTCACTGGACCAGGCCGGGCCGATCACCAAGACGGTCGAGGACGCGGCGCTGCTGCTGCGCTCGATGTGCTCGTTCGACATGAAGGATTCGACCAGCCTGGACGTGGAGACGCCGGACTGGACCGCTTCGGTCGGAGAGTCCGTGAAGGGGCTGCGCATCGGCGTGCCGCGCGAATACGTCGTGGACGGGATGCCGGCCGAGATACAGGCGCTGTGGGACCAGGGCGTCGAGTGGCTGAAGGCCGCCGGCTGCGAGATCGTCGACATCAGCCTGCCGCACACCAAATACGCCCTGCCGACCTATTACATCGTGGCGCCGGCCGAGGCCTCATCGAACCTGGCGCGCTATGACGGCATGCGTTTCGGACACCGGGCCACAGAGGCCCGGTCGCTGACGGACCTGTACGAGACTTCGCGCGCGGAAGGATTCGGCAAGGAGGTGCAGCGTCGCCTGACCATCGGGGCCTATGTGCTGTCGGCCGGCTTCTATGACGCCTATTACGTCAAGGCGCTGAAGGTGCGCCGCCGCATCGCCCAGGACTTCGACAATGTCTGGGGCCAGGTGGACGCCATCCTGACGCCGTCGACGCCGTCCGCTGCCTTCGCGCTGGGCGACAAGCAGATCGATCCGGTGCAGATGTACCTGAACGACGTCTTCACCGTGACCACCAACCTGGCGGGCCTGCCGGGCATCTCGGTGCCGGCCGGCATGGACGCCAACGGCCTTCCGCTGGGCCTTCAGGTCATCGGCAAGGCGCTGGACGAGGCGACGGTGTTTCAAGTCGCCGCGGCGCTGGAAGACGCGGCGGGCTTTGCGGCCAAGCCGGACAAGTGGTGGTGA
- the gatC gene encoding Asp-tRNA(Asn)/Glu-tRNA(Gln) amidotransferase subunit GatC — MAIDAATVRKVAHLARIKTPEDRLETLAGELNGILNWIEQLDEVDVQFVEPMTSNVHQPLRLRDDVVTDGGKLDCVLSNAPKSADGFFVVPKVVE, encoded by the coding sequence ATGGCCATCGACGCCGCGACGGTGCGCAAGGTCGCGCATCTCGCCCGCATCAAGACCCCCGAGGATCGGCTGGAGACGCTGGCCGGCGAGCTGAACGGCATCCTGAACTGGATCGAGCAGCTGGACGAGGTGGACGTGCAGTTCGTCGAGCCGATGACCTCCAACGTGCACCAGCCCTTGCGCCTGCGCGACGACGTGGTGACGGACGGCGGCAAGCTGGACTGCGTGCTGTCGAATGCGCCCAAGTCGGCTGACGGCTTCTTTGTCGTGCCCAAGGTGGTCGAGTAG